From Monomorium pharaonis isolate MP-MQ-018 chromosome 9, ASM1337386v2, whole genome shotgun sequence, the proteins below share one genomic window:
- the LOC118647375 gene encoding uncharacterized protein LOC118647375, translating to MFNLSSNFHEESKIKRKRKGWRLFHAKDFLSLMYPCFTICNIIGIFPYKINASTFEISKPRYILLAVVICVCDIYALIVFYGFPIFKKIDMITLPGSLKVDCVIGFGCFIMTVTFILCSPQMRLLQIILNISSRLPQESYQKLSKLIHAKDIIGSFYLIWLLLTCVVIYGMHCFFVVYVTLVIFQMDMVYMNCVYVLKACFKRINDNLVNMNELTTNYNLNGSGLIYYDHKYPFLIIKLKALKKEHLIISNTVQMLNLIYSLQLLGTVILTFVDVTINVYYYILEWKPNYNLFTNTFIELRILYYMFQLSTITFNFIKIVLIVWACETGKNEALQINTSIHDMFNSVTDDQVKEEVV from the coding sequence ATGTTCAATTTATCATCAAATTTCCACGAAGAATCAAAAAtcaaacgaaaaagaaaaggatggCGATTGTTCCATGCCAAGGATTTTTTATCCTTGATGTATCCTTGCTTCacaatttgcaatattatcGGTATATTTCCATACAAGATCAACGCTTCTACCTTTGAGATTTCGAAACCACGTTACATTTTGTTGGCTGTCGTTATCTGCGTTTGTGATATTTACGCATTAATAGTATTTTATGgttttccaatttttaaaaaaattgatatgatAACTTTACCCGGGAGTCTTAAAGTGGACTGCGTGATTGGGTTTGGTTGTTTCATAATGACTGTCACATTTATTCTATGCAGTCCGCAAATGCGATTGCTAcagattatattaaatatttcttcaagATTGCCTCAAGAATCCTATCAAAAACTATCTAAACTAATCCACGCTAAGGATATCATtggatctttttatttaatttggcTCTTGTTAACGTGTGTCGTGATATATGGAATGCATTGCTTCTTTGTAGTATACGTCACTCTAGTTATATTTCAAATGGATATGGTATACATGAATTgcgtttatgtattaaaagcCTGTTTTAAAAGAATCAACGACAATCTAGTGAACATGAATGAACTTACGACAAACTATAATCTAAATGGCTCTGGATTAATCTACTATGATCATAAATATccatttttgataataaaacttaaggccttaaaaaaagaacatctGATAATCAGCAATACAGTCCAGATGCTAAATTTGATCTACAGTTTGCAACTTCTTGGTACAGTAATCCTGACTTTCGTCGATGTTACGATCAATGTATATTACTACATATTAGAATGGAAACCGAATTACAACTTATTCACAAACACTTTTATAGAATTGAGAATATTGTATTACATGTTTCAACTCTCAACAATaacctttaattttataaaaatagtattgatAGTGTGGGCCTGCGAGACTGGCAAGAATGAAGCTCTGCAAATTAACACTTCTATTCATGATATGTTTAATAGCGTCACCGATGACCAAGTCAAAGAGGAggtagtataa
- the LOC114254854 gene encoding uncharacterized protein LOC114254854: MRKKWWLFHATDFQSLMYPCFFFCYIIGIFPYKLNASIFIVSKPYYILSTMIICIGVFLNLVFIYDIIISKYNFGDLTKNIRAINYHTLSGFIAITTHIWSGPRMRLLQTILEISSKLSPNSYQKLSKLIHIKDIFGTILLIVQLSIYYSKNIIFETNCMVVLVTVYAIYFALLQFQVNMLYINCVCIIKACFKSINENLMHIQMLIKNDIKPYIKFICCTQRNQFFLIKLKILKKRHLMISDAVQAMNIVFSLQLFATVVIIFIEITFELYFYIVRWQNGVFFSLDKQILDVLLMSTGYNILKIMLLAWACETGKNQAQEIGTTIHDLFSSTNDKQIKNELYLFSLQILHRKNTFSAKVFTVDAMFLATIVSNVATYLIILIQFLNISHSCDEKTAINVTLFN; encoded by the exons atgcgaaaaaaatGGTGGCTATTCCATGCTACGGATTTTCAATCCTTGATGTACCCCTGTTTCTTCTTTTGCTATATTATCGGAATATTTCCGTACAAGCTCAATGCTTCAATCTTTATAGTTTCAAAACCGTACTACATATTGTCAACCATGATTATCTGTATTGGTGTGTTTCTTAACTTAGTAttcatttatgatattataatttctaaatataactTTGGAGATCTAACCAAAAATATTCGCGCTATTAATTACCACACGCTCAGCGGTTTTATTGCAATCACCACACACATATGGAGCGGTCCACGAATGCGATTGTTACAGACTATTTTGGAGATCTCTTCAAAATTATCTCCAAATTCGTATCAAAAGTTGTCTAAATTGATCCATATCAAAGACATCTTTGGTACTATCTTATTAATTGTGCAATTATCcatatattattctaaaaatataatatttgaaacaaattgTATGGTTGTCTTGGTAACAGTGTACGCAATATACTTCGCTTTGTTGcaatttcaagtaaatatgCTGTACATAAATTGTGTTTGTATAATAAAGGCttgttttaaaagtattaatgaGAATTTGATGCACATACAAATGCTcataaaaaacgatataaAACCATACATCAAGTTTATCTGTTGCACAcaaagaaatcaatttttcttaataaaactgaaaattctAAAGAAGAGGCACTTGATGATTAGTGACGCAGTGCAAGCGATGAATATAGTCTTCAGTCTACAACTATTTGCTACTGTAGTCATAATCTTTATTGAAATCACTTTTGAACTGTATTTCTATATAGTGCGCTGGCAAAATGGagtattttttagtttagaTAAACAAATTCTCGATGTCCTTTTAATGTCCACgggatataatattttaaaaataatgttacttGCGTGGGCTTGTGAAACCGGTAAAAATCAGGCGCAAGAAATCGGTACCACTATTCACGATCTGTTTAGCAGCACCAATgataagcaaataaaaaatgag TTGTATCTATTTTccttacaaatattacatcgcaaaaatacattttcggCGAAAGTTTTCACTGTGGATGCGATGTTTCTCGCAACA atAGTGAGTAACGTTGCtacgtatttaataattttgatacaatTCTTAAACATTTCACATTCTTGCGACGAAAAGACAGCAATCAATGTTAcactatttaattaa
- the LOC118647369 gene encoding uncharacterized protein LOC118647369 has protein sequence MFLSSNFQGKPRKKQKEETWQLFRAKNFQTLMYPCFFFCRILGIFPYKINISFDNTTFEISKPCYILSIVTISVCNTFTLIMLYIFIWCRTCFIEPFYVIKYPAMLMNCCIFMFSSILITTTFILNDSRIRLLQAILKISSRLPSKSYQKLSKIIHAKDIISFLLAWLILIYNLDINNINYVLIFSYVIYIYLVTFQINMLYMNCVCILKECFKEINDNLANMQECIANNKSHVSALMYHKQKTQFLTMKLKALQKQHLEISDTIHMLNMIFSIQLVATIVVTFSGITFCLYFYILYILESQHFLTTDTSKSVSYESFLFLILYYVIVMVLIVWACETGKNEALQINTSIHDVFNSTTDKQMKNELQLFSLQVFHCNNTFDAKSLTLDTKLLTKMVGSIATYVIILFQFVHMSYFCEEKAANNITKI, from the exons ATGTTTTTATCATCAAATTTCCAAGGAAAACccagaaaaaaacaaaaggaaGAAACATGGCAATTATTCCGCgccaaaaattttcaaactttGATGTATCCTTGCTTCTTTTTCTGTCGCATTCTTGGAATATTTCCGTATAAAATCAACATTTCTTTTGATAACACGACTTTCGAAATTTCAAAACCATGCTACATTCTGTCAATTGTCACTATCTCTGTTTGTAATACATTCACATTGATAATGTTGTATATATTCATATGGTGCAGAACATGCTTTATTGAAccattttatgtaataaaatatcccGCAATGCTTATGAATTGTTGCATATTTATGTTTAGCAGTATTCTAATAACCACTACGTTCATTCTAAATGATTCGCGAATACGCTTGCTCCAGGCTATATTGAAGATATCTTCAAGATTACCCTCGAAATCGTATCAGAAGTTATCTAAAATAATCCATGCTAAAGATATTATCAGTTTTCTTTTAGCGTGGCtcatattgatatataatttggatataaataacataaattacgttctaattttttcatacgTAATCTATATCTACCTAGTgacatttcaaataaatatgttgtatATGAATTGCGTTTGTATATTAAAGGAATGTTTTAAGGAAATCAATGACAATCTAGCCAACATGCAAGAATGCATTGCGAATAATAAATCTCATGTTTCTGCACTAATGTATCATAAACAGAAAACTCAATTCCTAACCATGAAACTCAAGGCTCTGCAAAAACAGCACCTGGAAATCAGCGATACAATACACATGCTAAACATGATCTTCAGTATACAGCTTGTTGCTACAATTGTCGTGACTTTTTCCGGTATCACTTTCTGTTTGTATTTCTACATTCTCTACATATTGGAATCGCAGCATTTCTTGACAACAGACACTTCAAAAAGTGTATCATATGAgagctttctctttctcatatTATATTACGTTATAGTAATGGTATTAATAGTGTGGGCCTGCGAGACAGGCAAAAATGAAGCCTTGCAAATCAACACTTCCATTCACGATGTGTTCAACAGCACCACCGATAAGCAAATGAAAAATGAG TTACAACTGTTTTCTTTGCAAGTATTTCATTGCAATAATACATTTGACGCGAAAAGTCTTACTCTGGATACAAAGCTTCTGACTAAA atgGTAGGCAGCATCGCCACGtacgtaataatattatttcaattcgtGCATATGTCTTACTTTTGTGAAGAAAAAGCGGCAAATAATATAACGAAAATCTAA
- the LOC105830575 gene encoding putative gustatory receptor 28a, with product MFNSKIYQHIKNKMLKKWRLYHATDFQSLMYPCFTVCRILGVFPYKFNTSTFEYSKPYYIMSTVVICVNCILGFFVMHGIIISKLNFGNVRNFEIIGYCTICCFIMIITHILSGPRMCLLQTIMEISSRLSSKSYQKLSILIHTKDIIGLIFLIMQMCIYFVKNRMFKFENYMLIVAIVVIVYMTLLQFQMHMLYINCVCILKACFQSINNNLAHMQRLIISDTKLCDPGLFYKIQRNQFSLNRLKTLKKQHLVISNTVQKLNIIFSLQILATIVMSFCTITFEVYCFAIHWNDGIFINFDAHFLVALSTSISYYVIKISLLVWACETGKNKAQEISTTVHDLLNSTNNEQIKNELQLFSLQILHRRNIFSAKGLTVDTKLLAVIIGNITTYLVILVQFLHISHSCDEKAAINHIT from the exons ATGTTCAATTCGAAAATTTACCAACACATCAAAAAcaaaatgctaaaaaaatgGCGACTATACCACGCTACGGACTTCCAATCATTAATGTACCCTTGCTTCACCGTTTGTCGTATTCTTGGTGTATTTCCATACAAGTTCAACACTTCGACCTTCGAATATTCAAAACCGTACTACATCATGTCGACTGTGGTTATTTGCGTTAATTGCATTCTTGGCTTTTTCGTCATGCATGGTATCATCATTTCTAAACTCAACTTTGgaaatgtaagaaattttgaaattattggTTACTGTACAATCTGCTGTTTCATAATGATAATAACGCACATATTAAGCGGCCCGCGAATGTGTTTGCTGCAGACTATAATGGAGATCTCTtcaagactatcatcaaaatcGTATCAAAAGCTCTCCATATTAATCCATACAAAAGATATCATAGGTCTTATCTTCTTAAtcatgcaaatgtgcatatattttgtaaaaaatagaatgtttaaatttgaaaactatATGCTTATCGTGGCCATAGTAGTCATAGTGTACATGACTCTACTGCAATTTCAAATGCATATgttgtatataaattgtgtTTGTATATTAAAGGCATgttttcaaagtattaataacaatCTAGCACACATGCAGAGGCTCATAATAAGTGATACAAAATTATGTGATCCCGGTTTGTTCTACAAAATACAAAGGAATCAATTTTCACTAAATAGactaaaaactttgaaaaagcAGCATCTGGTGATCAGTAACACGGTGCAAAagctgaatataattttcagttTACAAATCCTTGCTACAATAGTCATGTCATTTTGTACCATTACTTTTGAAGTGTATTGCTTTGCAATACACTGGAATGATGggatattcattaattttgatgCGCATTTTCTCGTTGCGCTTTCAACGTCAATATCATAttacgttataaaaatatcgctACTTGTGTGGGCCTGTGAGACCGGCAAGAATAAAGCTCAAGAGATCAGCACTACCGTTCATGATCTACTTAATAGTACGAATAATGAGCAGATAAAAAACgag TTGCagttattttctttacaaatacTACAtcgcagaaatatattttcggCAAAAGGTCTCACTGTGGATACAAAGCTTCTTGCAGTA ataatagGTAATATTACGACGTACTTGGTAATCTTGGTACAATTCTTACATATATCGCATTCCTGTGACGAAAAAGCGGCAATCAATCATATTACATAA